One Osmerus eperlanus chromosome 24, fOsmEpe2.1, whole genome shotgun sequence DNA window includes the following coding sequences:
- the haus5 gene encoding HAUS augmin-like complex subunit 5, which translates to MGDRNVLRELKRWATEEFNLPAKSLPNDKYFKTLCVGHGASIWKYITQHVYHQRNVRIMRGNLQWYKLLQDKELKQVEGQSEAVRRQDLLQQIQEVSSELNHLDSQISGTEAQLATEEQSIGCSEARAEDSQRRELLLQAFRQRCARERHTLSEHTHNISSFCQTLEELARKAEVEVVFKNEGSNSNSGEYLNLPMAEPQVLCEMRELCEERLAFFQSLQESELKTQTASASYISREDRTKVFQHWLSTVEDVMKGYPPDQVLSALQHLAVAQGSGLEDKLASLDVAGDVEALRFRYENNHLLDISRQEEEELPPVKTLLQAAWEEVEESLMELSQTRARIQQLQNQAQAQRKETELEMTTGQESQSESLALTVLDVELQGVTQAAVRDSVREQCQLMDQQARDRQEALRNLHSQWQSILDFRQLVDTRQEQIRGLIKANSSTKTELTRLHKEVGQFFQEKLGPEFSDVITAADGLRNCVSQEVRKFVTVSLDALDRRAVDGEQRIPAAWLSIHRVHAPSFHNVCQSLDFPLYKAPEQLCSQALSQHLELRFLRHLLRLHSTSQESIQRQQALLPAPDQQALLSRVVEEDKEILQSLLPRIRKLNQRCSQGLEYGSQVKTAITHWWDQPAQLALPEMCQDGLTFQQWLQRWKLAAKTS; encoded by the exons ATGGGGGACAGGAACGTGTTGCGAGAGCTCAAGAGATGGGCAACGGAGGAATTCAACCTACCAGCCAAAAGTCTTCCTAATGACAAGTACTTCAAAAC GTTATGTGTTGGACACGGGGCCTCCATATGGAAATACATCACACAACATGTTTACCATCAGAG GAATGTGAGGATTATGCGAGGGAACCTCCAATG gtACAAACTTCTGCAAGATAAAGAG CTGAAGCAGGTGGAGGGCCAGAGTGAGGCTGTGAGGAGACaggacctgctgcagcaaatcCAGGAAGTGAGTTCTGAGCTGAACCACCTGGACTCCCAGATCAGCGGCACCGAGGCCCAGCTGGCCACCGAGG AGCAGTCGATAGGCTGCAGCGAAGCCCGGGCGGAGGACAGCCAGCGCAGAGAGCTCCTGCTGCAGGCTTTCAGGCAGCGCTGCGCCCGGGAGCGCCACACCCTGTCAGAACACACCCACAACATCAGCAGCTTCTGTCAGACTCTGGAGGAGCTAGCCAG GAAAGCTGAGGTAGAGGTGGTGTTCAAGAATGAAGGATCCAACAGCAACAGTGGAGAATACTTGAACCTGCCCATGGCAGAGCCTCAGGTCCTG TGTGAGATGAGAGAGCTGTGTGAGGAGAGACTAGCCTTCTTCCAGTCTCTCCAGGAGAGTGAGCTGAAGACGCAGACTGCCTCGGCCTCGTA TATCTCCCGTGAAGACAGGACTAAGGTGTTTCAGCATTGGCTAAGTACCGTGGAG GATGTGATGAAGGGCTACCCTCCAGACCAAGTGTTATCCGCCCTGCAGCACCTGGCTGTGGCCCAAGGCTCGGGTCTGGAGGACAAGCTGGCCTCTCTGGATGTGGCTGGAGATGTGGAGGCCCTACG GTTCCGCTACGAAAACAACCACCTGCTAGACATctccagacaggaagaggaggagctacCGCCAGTGAAGACTCTGCTACAA GCGGCgtgggaggaggtagaggagagccTGATGGAGCTGTCCCAGACCAGGGCTCGGATCCAGCAGCTCCAgaaccaggcccaggcccagaggAAGGAGACCGAGCTGGAGATGACGACAGGTCAGGAGTCACAGAGCGAGAGCCTGGCACT gACTGTCCTGGACGTAGAGCTGCAGGGCGTGACGCAGGCAGCAGTCCGAGACAGCGTCCGAGAGCAGTGCCAGCTCATGGACCAGCAGGCcagggacagacaggaagccCTCAGGAACCTCCACAGCCAATGGCAGAGCATCCTGGACTTCAGACAGCTGGTG GACACCAGACAAGAGCAGATCAGAGGGCTGATCAAGGCTAACTCCTCCACCAAGACTGAATTAACTCGTCTGCACAAGGAG GTGGGCCAGTTCTTCCAGGAGAAGCTGGGGCCAGAGTTCAGTGATGTCATCACAGCCGCCGACGGCCTTCGGAACTGCGTCTCCCAGGAGGTCAGGAAGTTTGTCACGGTGTCGCTAGACGCTCTGGACCGCAGGGCTGTGGATGG CGAGCAGAGGATCCCAGCTGCATGGTTGTCCATCCATCGGGTCCACGCCCCCTCCTTTCATAACGTGTGCCAGAGCCTGGACTTCCCTCTCTATAAG GCCCCAGAGCAGCTGTGCTCCCAGGCTCTCTCCCAGCATCTGGAGCTAAGGTTCCTGCGTCACCTGCTGCGGCTCCACTCCACCTCCCAGGAGAGCATCCAGCGCCAGCAGGCCCTGCTGCCCGCCCCCGACCAGCAAG ccctgctgtccagggtggtggaggaagaCAAGGAGATCCTCCAGTCTCTGCTGCCCAGAATCAGGAAGCTGAACCAGCGCTGCTCTCAAGGCCTGGAGTACGGCAGCCAGGTCAAGACGGCCATTACCCACTG gtgggACCAGCCTGCCCAGCTAGCTCTGCCTGAGATGTGTCAAGATGGGCTGACTTTCCAACAGTGGCTCCAGAGGTGGAAACTAGCAGCCAAGACGTCCTGA
- the mydgf gene encoding myeloid-derived growth factor → MARHINLSSGNLACLVLLLLAAALDSSSADQTKTVEFNVKPGGMVHSFSEKLGRYECSFTYASQGGTNEQWLMSLGLSDEDTLFSCSLWRPQGKSYLFFTQFKAELKGGVNQIKYAQAYSQTAAGGQGDVALKDEEFSVKGLTVTHNEGKFHAELSKLTVIGWTRTLEL, encoded by the exons ATGGCTCGCCACATAAACCTAAGCTCCGGTAACCTGGCCTGTCTCGTGTTGCTGCTTTTAGCAGCTGCATTAGACAGCTCTTCCGCGGATCAAACGAAGACTGTTGAATTCAACGTAAAACCAGGAGGAATGGTACACTCATTCTCTGAGAAACTT GGTAGGTACGAGTGTTCTTTCACCTATGCGTCACAAGGGGGCACCAACGAG CAGTGGCTTATGAGCCTGGGCCTGAGCGATGAGGATACGctgttctcctgctctctgtggAG GCCTCAGGGAAAGTCCTATCTGTTTTTCACCCAGTTCAAGGCTGAGCTGAAAGGAGGAGTCAACCAGATCAAATACGCCCAGGCATAC TCCCAGACTGCCGCGGGAGGACAGGGTGACGTGGCTTTGAAGGACGAGGAGTTCTCCGTGAAGGGACTCACAG TGACCCACAATGAGGGGAAGTTCCACGCAGAACTCTCAAAGCTCACCGTCATTGGCTGGACAAGAACTTTAGAACTGTGA